From the Primulina tabacum isolate GXHZ01 chromosome 3, ASM2559414v2, whole genome shotgun sequence genome, one window contains:
- the LOC142539606 gene encoding uncharacterized protein LOC142539606, producing MKPVILSDICLDLAHDPIITVCGHLYCWPCLYRWLRIHSQSQECPVCKALVLEEKLIPLYGRRKTPTDPRSKPIPGLEIPNRPAGQRPDTAAPPPEASNFSNMVLGLMGFMPLASATSSHFGVSAGLLGHVFSTLLSVHFHGFSNANGLFRYHHGYPGSIRDRGRLNPDTSQVAQAADENLRRILFVAIIFVLVAFLFL from the coding sequence ATGAAGCCAGTGATTTTGAGTGATATTTGCTTAGATTTAGCTCATGATCCAATCATCACCGTCTGTGGACATCTCTATTGCTGGCCGTGTCTTTACAGATGGCTACGTATTCACTCTCAATCACAGGAATGCCCTGTTTGTAAAGCCCTTGTACTGGAAGAAAAGTTGATTCCTTTATATGGCAGACGGAAGACACCAACCGACCCTAGGTCCAAACCCATTCCTGGTCTCGAAATCCCTAACCGTCCCGCAGGTCAGAGACCTGATACAGCTGCACCACCTCCGGAAGCTAGTAACTTTTCAAATATGGTTCTGGGGTTAATGGGCTTTATGCCACTTGCATCTGCAACTTCTAGTCACTTTGGAGTGTCTGCTGGCCTTCTTGGACATGTGTTTTCTACTCTTTTGAGTGTCCACTTTCATGGATTTTCGAATGCAAACGGGTTGTTCAGATATCATCATGGATACCCCGGTTCAATTCGTGATCGTGGGAGACTAAATCCAGACACCAGTCAAGTCGCGCAAGCAGCTGATGAGAATTTGAGGAGGATTCTTTTTGTCGCTATCATTTTCGTGCTTGTTGCCTTTTTGTTTCTGTGA
- the LOC142539605 gene encoding vacuolar lysine transporter YPQ1-like isoform X2 yields the protein MTNYCVKEQKQCIYWVERYLNDCLCNVKDEFSFGFGLVSLVCWGVAEIPQIITNFRSKSGHGVSLLFLLTWIAGDIFNLVGCLLEPATLPTQLYTAALYTISTVVLVLQSIYYDHFKKWKKRSVEKSNQEVEDLKKPLKPASQADSAIPIPGRSRPREVYYYTSARSMAGSTTPPVRSQLGPVRSGPSAVGLEHDSSSDDEDIQITPQKYSSKPKGIPRSAGYGAFLVTSISLPPDTNALMQVCVGLTGRKLLQEGGSVTVLGQSLGWMMAAIYMGGRLPQIWLNIKRGSVEGLNPFMFVFALAANATYVTSILVRSTAWHKIKANLPWLLDAVVCVLLDLFIILQYVYYRYFRRAEHEDYNEADKK from the exons ATGACGAATTACTGTGTAAAAGAGCAAAAGCAATGCATATATTGGGTGGAAAGATACCTCAACGATTGCCTATGCAACGTCAAAGACGAATTCTcgtttggttttgggcttgtgAGCCTTGTGTGTTGGGGAGTTGCAGAAATCCCGCAAATCATTACTAATTTTCGCTCCAAATCCGGCCACGGAGTTTCTCTTTTGTTTCTTCTAACTTGGATTGCTGG TGACATATTCAACTTAGTGGGTTGCCTTCTTGAACCAGCAACG TTGCCTACTCAATTATACACAGCAGCG CTTTATACAATAAGCACAGTGGTACTAGTGCTGCAAAGCATATACTATGATCACTTCAAGAAATGGAAGAAAAGATCCGTAGAGAAATCAAACCAAGAG GTCGAAGACTTGAAAAAACCTTTGAAACCAGCAAGTCAAGCTGATTCTGCCATCCCAATTCCTGGCAGAAGCAGACCTAGAGAAGTCTATTACTATAC GTCAGCAAGATCAATGGCTGGTAGCACGACTCCGCCGGTCCGATCTCAACTAGGCCCGGTGAGGAGCGGCCCTTCTGCTGTGGGGCTTGAACACGACTCATCTTCAGATGATGAGGATATTCAGATCACACCCCAGAAATATTCCAGCAAACCTAAAGGAATCCCGAGATCT GCTGGATACGGAGCATTTTTAGTTACATCGATCAGCCTGCCACCAGACACCAATGCTTTGATGCAAGTTTGTGTCGGACTAACAGGGAGGAAATTGTTGCAG GAAGGCGGATCGGTAACTGTGTTAGGCCAGTCATTGGGATGGATGATGGCTGCCATTTACATGGGTGGTAGACTGCCTCAAATATGGCTAAAT ATTAAAAGAGGAAGTGTTGAG GGCTTGAATCCTTTCATGTTTGTCTTTGCGCTTGCTGCTAATGCTACTTATGTCACCAG CATTCTTGTTAGATCAACAGCTTGGCATAAAATCAAGGCAAATTTGCCATGGTTGCTAGACGCTGTCGTATGCGTACTGCTCGACTTATTT ATAATATTACAGTATGTGTATTACAGGTACTTTCGCAGAGCAGAACACGAAGACTACAATGAAGCAGACAAGAAATAG
- the LOC142539605 gene encoding vacuolar lysine transporter YPQ1-like isoform X1 translates to MTNYCVKEQKQCIYWVERYLNDCLCNVKDEFSFGFGLVSLVCWGVAEIPQIITNFRSKSGHGVSLLFLLTWIAGDIFNLVGCLLEPATLPTQLYTAALYTISTVVLVLQSIYYDHFKKWKKRSVEKSNQEVEDLKKPLKPASQADSAIPIPGRSRPREVYYYTSARSMAGSTTPPVRSQLGPVRSGPSAVGLEHDSSSDDEDIQITPQKYSSKPKGIPRSAGYGAFLVTSISLPPDTNALMQVCVGLTGRKLLQEGGSVTVLGQSLGWMMAAIYMGGRLPQIWLNIKRGSVEGLNPFMFVFALAANATYVTSILVRSTAWHKIKANLPWLLDAVVCVLLDLFVSFDILELQHIISNIRGKERLLLNHR, encoded by the exons ATGACGAATTACTGTGTAAAAGAGCAAAAGCAATGCATATATTGGGTGGAAAGATACCTCAACGATTGCCTATGCAACGTCAAAGACGAATTCTcgtttggttttgggcttgtgAGCCTTGTGTGTTGGGGAGTTGCAGAAATCCCGCAAATCATTACTAATTTTCGCTCCAAATCCGGCCACGGAGTTTCTCTTTTGTTTCTTCTAACTTGGATTGCTGG TGACATATTCAACTTAGTGGGTTGCCTTCTTGAACCAGCAACG TTGCCTACTCAATTATACACAGCAGCG CTTTATACAATAAGCACAGTGGTACTAGTGCTGCAAAGCATATACTATGATCACTTCAAGAAATGGAAGAAAAGATCCGTAGAGAAATCAAACCAAGAG GTCGAAGACTTGAAAAAACCTTTGAAACCAGCAAGTCAAGCTGATTCTGCCATCCCAATTCCTGGCAGAAGCAGACCTAGAGAAGTCTATTACTATAC GTCAGCAAGATCAATGGCTGGTAGCACGACTCCGCCGGTCCGATCTCAACTAGGCCCGGTGAGGAGCGGCCCTTCTGCTGTGGGGCTTGAACACGACTCATCTTCAGATGATGAGGATATTCAGATCACACCCCAGAAATATTCCAGCAAACCTAAAGGAATCCCGAGATCT GCTGGATACGGAGCATTTTTAGTTACATCGATCAGCCTGCCACCAGACACCAATGCTTTGATGCAAGTTTGTGTCGGACTAACAGGGAGGAAATTGTTGCAG GAAGGCGGATCGGTAACTGTGTTAGGCCAGTCATTGGGATGGATGATGGCTGCCATTTACATGGGTGGTAGACTGCCTCAAATATGGCTAAAT ATTAAAAGAGGAAGTGTTGAG GGCTTGAATCCTTTCATGTTTGTCTTTGCGCTTGCTGCTAATGCTACTTATGTCACCAG CATTCTTGTTAGATCAACAGCTTGGCATAAAATCAAGGCAAATTTGCCATGGTTGCTAGACGCTGTCGTATGCGTACTGCTCGACTTATTTGTATCCTTTGATATTCTAGAACTCCAACATATTATCTCAAACATACGGGGGAAAGAAAGGTTACTCCTTAATCACAGATAA
- the LOC142538869 gene encoding serine/threonine receptor-like kinase NFP, translating into MNLTKIMATFIKQNMAASFDSLLLIFSLSLVFLVCRVAAQLPNNTARTDFTCSAGSMDFCDTYLTYRVRAPYSDLGSISDLFGISRMKIATATNLTSEDAKLFPEQLLLIPVKCSCNGKHYFSNVTYRIKKDDSFYSVSIKPFENLTNYLVVQDMNPLLHPTNLTIGEEAVFPLLCKCPGKFYSEKGIQYLVTYVWQPGDQIVPVSAMFQASPSDIVVENNNRNFTDAICLPVLIPVKSTILVQQYPSPATHGKSKHHRILVAISCSVMALLIVLFGLSAYIHFYKNRNSSSLETSDLIRTKKASKEDCFEPKTVQDKILPGVSGYLGKPIMYDVQEIMKATVNLSERYRIRGSVYKGMIDDQVFAIKKTRDASEELQILQRVNHANLVRLLGVSSDNGGNVFMLCEYAENGSLDEWLFPKESSSLRSSVESLTWNQRLFIALDVAYGIQYMHEHAQPSTVHKDVRANNILLDLNFKAKISNFSTARTATSSIMLKIDIFSFGVVVLEILSGRKVMEKKDNREAVTLWKEIKGILEIEEQRKERLSEWMDPNLKGSYPIDDALSLATLARACTSENPSDRPKMAEIVFSLCVLTQSSPQMYDRYLISRFEADEVFPAVNRVIAR; encoded by the coding sequence ATGAACCTCACTAAGATTATGGCAACTTTCATTAAACAGAATATGGCAGCCTCTTTTGATTCTTTACTGCTAATCTTCTCGCTTTCTTTGGTTTTTTTGGTCTGTCGAGTTGCCGCTCAATTGCCTAACAACACAGCACGCACGGACTTCACATGCTCGGCGGGATCAATGGATTTTTGTGATACATATCTAACTTACCGAGTAAGAGCTCCTTACTCTGATCTCGGAAGCATCTCTGATCTGTTTGGGATCAGCCGAATGAAAATAGCTACAGCCACTAATCTTACATCAGAGGATGCTAAACTTTTTCCTGAACAGCTCTTGCTGATACCAGTCAAATGTTCTTGCAACGGGAAACATTATTTTTCCAATGTCACCTATCGAATAAAGAAAGATGATAGCTTCTACTCCGTTTCAATCAAGCCTTTCGAGAACCTTACGAACTATCTTGTGGTCCAAGATATGAACCCTTTGTTGCATCCAACTAACTTGACCATTGGTGAGGAAGCTGTCTTTCCTTTGCTCTGTAAGTGCCCCGGAAAATTTTACTCAGAAAAAGGAATCCAATACCTTGTTACTTACGTATGGCAGCCCGGTGATCAAATAGTGCCCGTGAGTGCCATGTTTCAGGCTTCACCGTCAGATATTGTGGTAGAGAACAATAACAGGAACTTCACAGATGCAATATGTCTTCCGGTGTTGATACCAGTAAAATCGACAATTCTTGTTCAACAATATCCTTCTCCAGCAACACATGGGAAGTCCAAACATCACCGGATCCTCGTTGCAATTTCGTGTTCAGTTATGGCTCTTCTGATAGTATTGTTTGGCCTATCTGCATATATCCACTTCTATAAGAACCGCAATAGTTCTTCCTTAGAAACTTCTGATCTTATTAGAACCAAGAAAGCATCTAAAGAAGATTGTTTCGAGCCAAAAACCGTTCAAGATAAAATACTTCCTGGAGTATCTGGCTATCTTGGCAAGCCAATTATGTATGATGTGCAAGAGATTATGAAGGCAACTGTGAACCTCAGTGAACGGTATAGAATCAGAGGATCGGTGTACAAGGGCATGATAGACGATCAAGTTTTTGcaataaaaaaaacaagagaTGCCTCAGAGGAACTTCAAATATTACAGAGAGTAAACCACGCCAATTTAGTAAGGTTACTGGGTGTCTCCTCAGACAACGGTGGGAACGTTTTCATGCTCTGTGAATATGCCGAGAATGGATCATTGGATGAATGGCTGTTTCCGAAAGAGTCATCTTCTTTAAGAAGCTCAGTCGAATCCCTCACTTGGAACCAACGATTGTTTATAGCTCTAGACGTTGCCTATGGCATTCAATACATGCACGAACATGCTCAACCAAGTACAGTCCACAAGGATGTCAGAGCAAACAACATTCTTCTTGACTTAAACTTCAAAGccaagatttcaaatttctccaCAGCGAGGACTGCTACCTCCTCTATCATGCTAAAGATTGATATATTCTCTTTCGGGGTGGTCGTCCTGGAGATTCTTTCGGGGAGGAAAGTCATGGAGAAGAAGGATAATCGGGAAGCCGTGACGTTGTGGAAAGAAATAAAGGGTATCTTGGAAATCGAGGAACAGAGGAAGGAGAGGCTAAGTGAATGGATGGATCCGAATTTGAAGGGTTCTTATCCTATTGATGATGCACTAAGTTTGGCAACTTTGGCAAGAGCTTGCACATCTGAAAATCCTTCTGACAGACCAAAAATGGCGGAAATCGTCTTCAGCCTCTGTGTTCTAACTCAATCATCTCCTCAAATGTATGACAGATATCTGATTTCAAGATTTGAAGCAGATGAAGTTTTTCCTGCTGTTAATCGGGTCATAGCTCGTTGA
- the LOC142539608 gene encoding BEL1-like homeodomain protein 2 yields MSQDYHQGVFSFFNGFERSSVPQQDKLRIQEFGHCMEDEGSGGIPAYETGGMLSEMFKYFPPGETTTATELMENQTSGSYGDTRPSLAGVDTTGDWFLNRQEVVVGGGLVSPLVDSKNQISSINADPTAVMQLFLMNPQQQRSPSSSPSDPPTVSASSTLHMLLPDPSSNPPTLLGFHNAAAGGAFGQMTWEQDSRNGINLNHNTSGVLEGRGLSLSLSSSLQHLEASKGDNLRMQAGNGDVILVGHTGVSAPPHYQLKNPDAGCGLYHFHCEVDHTRQMQVGPFGAFHILKNSKYTRSAQALLEEFCSVGFGHLKKNKRTKQNNNANPISPDQHAGATSDGGGGNSSSKPKEPPPPSASDRLEHQRRKVKLLSMLDEVDSKYSHYCEQMQMVMNSFDTVMGSGAAAPYTSLAQKAMSKHFRGLKEAISAQLKLSREILGEKDAAGTSGLTKGETPRLRILEQSLRQHRGIHQMGLMEQEAWRPQRGLPDRSVNVLRAWLFEHFLNPYPSDADKHLLARQTGLSRNQVSNWFINARVRLWKPMVEEMYQKESKEDSEEQEQDQSSNTPVCNDILKTPTPHADSFSSSAAGMTPPLPSATNLASISLAEISLPEVNISARTCHHASYVCSADNYGTINHPLNGGIGSTLTRLGTSAGDVVSLTLGLRHTGNLPEKRQFRLENLGDIVN; encoded by the exons ATGTCCCAAGATTATCATCAAGGAGTTTTTAGTTTCTTTAATGGATTCGAGAGATCATCAGTACCGCAACAAGATAAGCTTAGGATTCAAGAGTTCGGACACTGTATGGAAGACGAAGGATCGGGTGGAATACCGGCGTACGAAACAGGCGGTATGCTCTCAGAAATGTTCAAATACTTCCCACCAGGCGAAACCACGACGGCTACCGAATTGATGGAGAATCAGACATCTGGGAGCTACGGGGATACGAGGCCATCTCTCGCCGGAGTGGATACCACCGGGGATTGGTTTCTGAACCGTCAAGAAGTGGTGGTGGGCGGTGGTTTAGTCAGCCCTTTGGTGGATTCCAAGAATCAGATTTCAAGCATTAACGCGGATCCAACGGCAGTCATGCAGCTTTTTCTGATGAATCCACAACAACAAAGGTCACCTTCCTCATCTCCTTCTGATCCTCCCACTGTTTCCGCTTCTTCCACTCTCCACATGCTACTTCCAGACCCATCTTCAAATCCCCCCACACTCCTTGGATTTCACAACGCGGCCGCCGGAGGGGCTTTTGGTCAAATGACGTGGGAACAAGACAGCCGAAATGGAATCAACCTGAATCATAATACTTCAGGAGTTTTAGAAGGGCGAGGGCTTTCTTTATCCTTATCATCTTCATTACAGCACTTGGAGGCGTCCAAAGGTGATAATTTAAGAATGCAGGCCGGAAATGGTGACGTGATCCTTGTCGGACATACCGGAGTGTCAGCTCCTCCACATTATCAGCTCAAGAACCCGGATGCCGGCTGCGGGTTATACCATTTTCACTGTGAAGTTGATCATACCCGCCAGATGCAAGTAGGCCCTTTTGGAGCATTCCACATACTGAAAAATTCCAAGTACACAAGGTCAGCGCAAGCGTTGTTAGAAGAGTTCTGCAGCGTCGGTTTTGGTCATCTCAAGAAAAATAAACGCACCAAACAGAATAACAATGCAAACCCAATTAGTCCCGACCAACACGCCGGCGCCACCAGCGACGGCGGCGGTGGGAATTCTTCATCTAAGCCAAAAGAACCCCCTCCACCGTCAGCTTCCGACAGGCTCGAGCATCAGAGAAGAAAGGTCAAACTATTATCTATGCTTGACGAG GTGGATAGCAAGTACAGCCATTACTGCGAACAAATGCAAATGGTCATGAATTCCTTCGATACCGTGATGGGCTCTGGCGCGGCGGCGCCGTACACTTCCCTAGCACAAAAAGCCATGTCGAAACATTTCCGAGGCTTGAAGGAAGCCATTTCAGCTCAGTTAAAGCTTAGCCGCGAGATTTTAGGTGAGAAAGACGCCGCCGGCACATCAGGCCTGACGAAAGGCGAAACCCCGAGACTGAGGATCTTGGAACAGAGCCTAAGGCAGCACCGAGGAATTCATCAGATGGGTTTGATGGAACAAGAAGCCTGGAGGCCTCAACGGGGCTTGCCCGATCGATCAGTCAATGTTTTGAGGGCTTGGCTTTTCGAACATTTTCTTAACCC GTACCCAAGCGATGCAGATAAGCATCTGTTGGCTCGACAAACTGGTCTCTCTCGAAACCAG GTTTCGAATTGGTTCATTAATGCTAGAGTTCGATTATGGAAACCCATGGTTGAAGAAATGTACCAGAAAGAATCCAAAGAGGATTCAGAAGAGCAGGAACAAGACCAAAGCAGCAATACCCCAGTCTGCAACGACATTTTAAAAACTCCAACACCGCACGCAGACTCCTTCTCCTCCTCCGCTGCAGGGATGACTCCTCCCCTCCCTTCTGCCACTAACCTCGCCTCCATATCTTTGGCAGAGATATCATTGCCGGAAGTTAACATTTCTGCACGCACATGCCACCATGCCAGCTATGTTTGCAGCGCTGATAATTATGGCACTATTAATCATCCCTTAAATGGTGGCATTGGATCCACGCTTACAAGGCTAGGGACAAGTGCAGGTGATGTCGTTTCACTCACACTGGGACTACGTCACACCGGGAACTTGCCGGAGAAGAGGCAATTTCGGTTAGAGAACTTGGGGGATATTGTTAATTGA
- the LOC142539609 gene encoding uncharacterized protein LOC142539609 isoform X1 encodes MGFEGFRSSKLPALVRHRRSKSFPHSREPEEDNLEQPHQQKLDTGHLNGSFSSNTNNLCKSEIQDSLSREIQQLEKRLQDQVSVRCAMEKALGYKASSHYINETTIPQPAAELIKEIAVLELEVEHLEHHLLSLYRNAFDPQFTSLTPPKKFGVKSQQPALRRRRLDFSGTDTSSAEDKFAPEINTHSLSKEIDEDILVESLVQRSHSSLSQRTASSSKTSLNTCYSQPLAMMENTSSNVISLAEHLGTRISDHLPETPNKLSEEMVRCMCNIYYKLADPPLVHHSYSSPTSSFSSVGAFSPKFQPDLWSQGFRNEFSFDVRLDNPFHTEGLKDFSGPYSTMVEVNCIYRNREKLNYIEYLLRDFRSLISRLEEIDPGKLTHEEKLAFWINIHNALVMHAFLAYGIPENNMKRMFLLMKAAYDVGGQIVSADVMQNSILGCRMSHPGQWLRLLFSSRTKFKSSDARQAYAIAGSEPLLHFALSTGSHSDPAVRTYTPKKVYHQLEAAKEEYIRATFGIRKDKRIVLPKIVEYFAKESGLCAGDIVRMIQQSLPESLTKTIKRRSKPAQSSRKDIEWVPHNFSFRYLILKELVK; translated from the exons ATGGGTTTCGAAGGGTTTCGCAGCAGCAAGTTGCCTGCGCTGGTTAGACACAGGCGTTCCAAGAG CTTCCCCCACAGCAGAGAACCTGAGGAAGATAACTTGGAACAACCTCATCAACAGAAGCTG GATACAGGACACTTAAATGGCTCTTTCAGCAGCAATACAAATAATTTATGTAAATCTGAAATCCAAGATTCTTTGAGTCGAGAG ATACAGCAGCTCGAAAAAAGATTGCAGGATCAAGTATCTGTTCGCTGTGCCATGGAAAAGGCACTTGGTTACAAGGCTTCGTCCCACTATATAAATGAAACCACTATTCCTCAG CCAGCTGCAGAGCTCATTAAAGAAATTGCAGTATTGGAGCTAGAAGTCGAGCACTTAGAGCATCATCTTCTGTCACTGTATCGAAATGCATTTGATCCTCAATTCACTTCCCTAACCCCACCCAAGAAATTTGGAGTAAAATCACAGCAACCGGCCTTGAGAAGGAGGCGACTAGATTTTTCAGGAACAGATACTTCGTCAGCAGAAGATAAATTTGCACCTGAGATTAATACTCATTCATTATCTAAGGAAAtcgatgaagatattcttgttgAGTCGTTAGTTCAACGCTCCCACTCTTCACTCTCTCAACGTACAGCATCGTCGAGCAAAACTTCTCTTAATACATGTTATTCTCAGCCATTGGCCATGATGGag AATACGTCTTCGAATGTAATTAGTTTGGCGGAGCATCTTGGAACCCGTATTTCGGATCATTTACCAGAGACACCGAACAAGCTTTCGGAAGAAATGGTCAGGTGCATGTGCAACATATATTACAAGCTTGCTGATCCTCCATTGGTGCACCACAGCTACTCGTCGCCCACTTCATCTTTTTCATCTGTGGGTGCATTTTCTCCAAAATTTCAGCCTGACTTGTGGAGTCAAGGATTTAGAAACGAGTTTTCCTTTGATGTTCGGCTGGATAACCCGTTTCATACGGAAGGGCTGAAAGATTTTAGTGGACCTTACAGCACAATGGTTGAAGTAAATTGTATATACAGAAATAGAGAGAAATTGAACTATATCGAATACTTATTACGGGACTTTAG GTCACTTATTTCTCGATTGGAAGAGATAGATCCCGGAAAGTTGACCCATGAGGAGAAGCTGGCATTCTGGATCAATATACACAATGCTTTGGTGATGCAT GCGTTTCTGGCATATGGCATCCCGGAAAACAATATGAAGCGGATGTTTCTACTGATGAAG GCTGCCTACGATGTTGGAGGTCAAATAGTGAGCGCAGATGTTATGCAGAATTCTATCCTGGGATGCCGAATGTCGCATCCTGGACAG TGGCTTAGGTTACTGTTTTCATCAAgaacaaaatttaaatcaagcgaTGCACGGCAAGCATATGCTATTGCAGGATCCGAGCCACTTCTGCACTTTGCTCTCTCAACCGGGAGCCACTCTGATCCAGCA GTTCGTACATACACGCCAAAGAAAGTATATCATCAACTGGAAGCTGCAAAAGAAGAGTACATTCGAGCTACATTTGGTATTCGGAAGGATAAAAGGATCGTCCTGCCGAAGATAGTGGAGTACTTCGCCAAGGAGTCAGGTCTCTGTGCTGGTGACATAGTACGGATGATCCAACAATCTTTACCTGAGTCTCTAACGAAAACCATTAAGAGAAGATCCAAACCTGCTCAATCTTCGCGCAAAGACATCGAATGGGTTCCACATAATTTTTCTTTCAGGTATCTAATATTGAAAGAGCTGGTGAAGTGA
- the LOC142539609 gene encoding uncharacterized protein LOC142539609 isoform X2 gives MGFEGFRSSKLPALVRHRRSKSFPHSREPEEDNLEQPHQQKLDTGHLNGSFSSNTNNLCKSEIQDSLSREIQQLEKRLQDQVSVRCAMEKALGYKASSHYINETTIPQPAAELIKEIAVLELEVEHLEHHLLSLYRNAFDPQFTSLTPPKKFGVKSQQPALRRRRLDFSGTDTSSAEDKFAPEINTHSLSKEIDEDILVESLVQRSHSSLSQRTASSSKTSLNTCYSQPLAMMEYSQNTSSNVISLAEHLGTRISDHLPETPNKLSEEMVRCMCNIYYKLADPPLVHHSYSSPTSSFSSVGAFSPKFQPDLWSQGFRNEFSFDVRLDNPFHTEGLKDFSGPYSTMVEVNCIYRNREKLNYIEYLLRDFRSLISRLEEIDPGKLTHEEKLAFWINIHNALVMHAFLAYGIPENNMKRMFLLMKAAYDVGGQIVSADVMQNSILGCRMSHPGQWLRLLFSSRTKFKSSDARQAYAIAGSEPLLHFALSTGSHSDPAVRTYTPKKVYHQLEAAKEEYIRATFGIRKDKRIVLPKIVEYFAKESGLCAGDIVRMIQQSLPESLTKTIKRRSKPAQSSRKDIEWVPHNFSFRYLILKELVK, from the exons ATGGGTTTCGAAGGGTTTCGCAGCAGCAAGTTGCCTGCGCTGGTTAGACACAGGCGTTCCAAGAG CTTCCCCCACAGCAGAGAACCTGAGGAAGATAACTTGGAACAACCTCATCAACAGAAGCTG GATACAGGACACTTAAATGGCTCTTTCAGCAGCAATACAAATAATTTATGTAAATCTGAAATCCAAGATTCTTTGAGTCGAGAG ATACAGCAGCTCGAAAAAAGATTGCAGGATCAAGTATCTGTTCGCTGTGCCATGGAAAAGGCACTTGGTTACAAGGCTTCGTCCCACTATATAAATGAAACCACTATTCCTCAG CCAGCTGCAGAGCTCATTAAAGAAATTGCAGTATTGGAGCTAGAAGTCGAGCACTTAGAGCATCATCTTCTGTCACTGTATCGAAATGCATTTGATCCTCAATTCACTTCCCTAACCCCACCCAAGAAATTTGGAGTAAAATCACAGCAACCGGCCTTGAGAAGGAGGCGACTAGATTTTTCAGGAACAGATACTTCGTCAGCAGAAGATAAATTTGCACCTGAGATTAATACTCATTCATTATCTAAGGAAAtcgatgaagatattcttgttgAGTCGTTAGTTCAACGCTCCCACTCTTCACTCTCTCAACGTACAGCATCGTCGAGCAAAACTTCTCTTAATACATGTTATTCTCAGCCATTGGCCATGATGGag TATTCTCAGAATACGTCTTCGAATGTAATTAGTTTGGCGGAGCATCTTGGAACCCGTATTTCGGATCATTTACCAGAGACACCGAACAAGCTTTCGGAAGAAATGGTCAGGTGCATGTGCAACATATATTACAAGCTTGCTGATCCTCCATTGGTGCACCACAGCTACTCGTCGCCCACTTCATCTTTTTCATCTGTGGGTGCATTTTCTCCAAAATTTCAGCCTGACTTGTGGAGTCAAGGATTTAGAAACGAGTTTTCCTTTGATGTTCGGCTGGATAACCCGTTTCATACGGAAGGGCTGAAAGATTTTAGTGGACCTTACAGCACAATGGTTGAAGTAAATTGTATATACAGAAATAGAGAGAAATTGAACTATATCGAATACTTATTACGGGACTTTAG GTCACTTATTTCTCGATTGGAAGAGATAGATCCCGGAAAGTTGACCCATGAGGAGAAGCTGGCATTCTGGATCAATATACACAATGCTTTGGTGATGCAT GCGTTTCTGGCATATGGCATCCCGGAAAACAATATGAAGCGGATGTTTCTACTGATGAAG GCTGCCTACGATGTTGGAGGTCAAATAGTGAGCGCAGATGTTATGCAGAATTCTATCCTGGGATGCCGAATGTCGCATCCTGGACAG TGGCTTAGGTTACTGTTTTCATCAAgaacaaaatttaaatcaagcgaTGCACGGCAAGCATATGCTATTGCAGGATCCGAGCCACTTCTGCACTTTGCTCTCTCAACCGGGAGCCACTCTGATCCAGCA GTTCGTACATACACGCCAAAGAAAGTATATCATCAACTGGAAGCTGCAAAAGAAGAGTACATTCGAGCTACATTTGGTATTCGGAAGGATAAAAGGATCGTCCTGCCGAAGATAGTGGAGTACTTCGCCAAGGAGTCAGGTCTCTGTGCTGGTGACATAGTACGGATGATCCAACAATCTTTACCTGAGTCTCTAACGAAAACCATTAAGAGAAGATCCAAACCTGCTCAATCTTCGCGCAAAGACATCGAATGGGTTCCACATAATTTTTCTTTCAGGTATCTAATATTGAAAGAGCTGGTGAAGTGA